From one Bombyx mori chromosome 5, ASM3026992v2 genomic stretch:
- the LOC101737029 gene encoding pancreatic lipase-related protein 2: protein MIPLLVFFCAALTSAGTVKWDAPSPYDPVWLASVQKFPPAPILNDTRLWGWVYQQDVEFRLFTRRNPFEYQVLKINDSASLRESNFDFNKKVKVLTHGWLNHGDSPMPESIKEAYLNVSDLNIIVVDWGNAANVNYILASYNVAGVGKILTDFLNHLIGEGVSMNDVHLIGHSLGAHVVGIAGAYVKKGPIDTITGLDPALPLFTLGNKDARLDKHDARHVEVIHTCGGYLGFASPLGHIDFYPNGGTRQPGCGFDYRGLCAHNRAHMFFSESIISDVPFTAVRCENYDELYYQGSCKGTGEKLIMGGFDIHYGKDGIYYLRTNAEKPYALGDLDPT, encoded by the exons ATGATTCCGTTGCTCGTTTTCTTTTGTGCAG CGCTAACTTCGGCTGGAACTGTGAAATGGGATGCTCCATCGCCCTATGATCCTGTGTGGCTGGCCAGTGTTCAAAAGTTCCCGCCAGCCCCTATACTGAACGACACTAGACTATGGGGCTGGGTGTACCAGCAAGATGTGGAATTCAGACTTTTTACTAg GAGAAATCCCTTTGAATATCAAGTTCTCAAAATAAATGACTCAGCGTCGCTACGAGAATCGAATTTCGATTTCAACAAAAAGGTGAAAGTGCTTACCCATGGATGGTTAAACCACGGAGACAGCCCTATGCCTGAGTCCATTAAAgaag CATATCTAAACGTAAGCGACTTAAACATCATCGTAGTAGACTGGGGTAACGCTGCGAACGTAAACTATATTCTAGCCAGTTATAATGTCGCGGGTGTGGGTAAAATTCTGACGGATTTTCTTAATCACCTCATCGGAGAAGGAGTATCAATGAACGACGTGCACCTTATTGGACACAGCTTAGGTGCCCATGTGGTAGGAATAGCCGGGGCTTATGTGAAGAAAGGGCCTATTGATACTATCACTG GTCTGGACCCTGCATTACCTCTATTCACTTTGGGGAATAAAGATGCTCGTCTCGACAAGCATGACGCGCGACACGTGGAAGTGATCCACACTTGCGGCGGTTACCTCGGCTTCGCCTCACCCCTGGGACATATTGACTTCTATCCTAATGGAGGGACCAGGCAGCCGGGATGCGGCTTCGATTACAGAG GTCTTTGTGCACACAACCGCGCTCACATGTTCTTCTCCGAGTCCATTATATCGGACGTGCCTTTCACAGCAGTAAGATGTGAGAATTATGACGAGCTGTACTACCAGGGTTCGTGTAAGGGAACCGGTGAAAAACTTATCATGGGTGGCTTTGATATACATTACGG GAAGGATGGGATTTACTACCTCAGGACAAATGCTGAGAAACCTTACGCCTTAGGGGACTTGGACCCGACatga